A region from the Pseudomonas sp. KU26590 genome encodes:
- a CDS encoding L-serine ammonia-lyase: protein MSLSVFDLFKIGIGPSSSHTVGPMRAAARFAEGLQRDGLLETIICVKVELYGSLGATGKGHGSDKAVLLGLEGEHPDTVDTETVAARLQQIRSTERLNLLGQHSIEFIEKHHLAMIRKPLAYHPNGMIFRAFDASGLQVRSREYYSVGGGFVVDEEAAGADRIVEDQTRLVYPFKTARDLMLHCTASGLSISQVMLANEAAWRSEAETRQGLLHIWQVMQDCVEAGCRNEGILPGGLKVKRRAAALHRQLCNNPEAALRDALSVLDWVNLYALAVNEENANGGRVVTAPTNGAAGIIPAVLHYYMRFITGANEDGVVRFLLTAAAIGILYKENASISGAEVGCQGEVGVACSMAAGALCEVLGGNVQQVENAAEIGMEHNLGLTCDPIGGLVQVPCIERNAMGSVKAINAVRMALRGDGQHFVSLDKVIRTMRQTGADMKSKYKETARGGLAVNIIEC, encoded by the coding sequence ATGTCGCTGAGCGTATTTGACCTGTTCAAGATCGGCATTGGTCCCTCCAGTTCCCACACGGTGGGCCCGATGCGAGCAGCGGCGCGATTTGCCGAAGGCTTGCAGCGCGATGGCCTGCTGGAAACCATCATCTGCGTCAAAGTCGAGCTTTACGGCTCACTCGGCGCCACCGGCAAAGGCCACGGCAGCGACAAAGCCGTACTGCTGGGCCTTGAAGGTGAGCACCCGGACACCGTCGACACCGAAACCGTCGCCGCTCGACTGCAACAGATTCGCAGCACTGAGCGCCTGAACCTGCTCGGCCAGCACAGCATCGAATTCATCGAAAAGCATCACCTGGCGATGATTCGCAAACCCTTGGCCTATCACCCCAATGGCATGATTTTCCGTGCCTTCGATGCCTCCGGCCTACAAGTCCGCAGCCGCGAGTACTACTCCGTCGGCGGCGGTTTCGTGGTGGATGAGGAAGCCGCTGGCGCAGACCGCATCGTGGAAGACCAGACGCGGCTGGTGTACCCCTTCAAAACCGCACGGGATCTGATGCTGCATTGCACCGCCAGCGGGCTTTCGATCAGCCAGGTGATGCTGGCCAACGAAGCCGCGTGGCGCTCCGAAGCAGAAACCCGCCAGGGCCTGTTGCACATCTGGCAGGTCATGCAGGACTGCGTAGAAGCGGGCTGCCGCAACGAAGGCATCCTGCCGGGCGGCCTGAAGGTCAAACGGCGTGCGGCGGCGCTGCATCGCCAACTGTGCAACAACCCGGAAGCCGCGCTGCGTGATGCGTTGTCGGTGCTCGACTGGGTCAATCTGTACGCGCTGGCGGTCAACGAAGAAAACGCCAACGGTGGCCGTGTGGTCACCGCGCCCACCAACGGCGCGGCCGGGATCATCCCGGCGGTGCTGCATTACTACATGCGCTTCATCACCGGGGCGAACGAGGACGGCGTCGTGCGCTTCCTGCTCACGGCGGCGGCTATCGGCATTCTCTATAAAGAGAACGCGTCGATCTCCGGCGCCGAAGTCGGCTGTCAGGGCGAAGTCGGCGTGGCCTGCTCCATGGCGGCCGGCGCGCTGTGCGAGGTTCTGGGCGGCAACGTTCAACAAGTGGAAAACGCCGCTGAAATCGGCATGGAACACAACCTCGGTCTGACCTGCGACCCGATTGGCGGCCTTGTTCAGGTGCCGTGCATTGAACGCAACGCGATGGGTTCGGTAAAGGCCATAAACGCGGTGCGTATGGCGTTGCGCGGCGACGGCCAGCACTTTGTCTCGCTGGATAAAGTGATCCGCACCATGCGCCAGACCGGCGCCGACATGAAAAGCAAATACAAGGAAACAGCCCGTGGCGGGCTGGCCGTGAACATCATCGAGTGCTGA
- a CDS encoding RNA polymerase sigma factor, whose protein sequence is MTQSHFNTVFLARRTMLLRTLQRMVRSHTTAEDLLQETYLRVTRALNERAIEHLEPFVFQTARNLALDHLRARRIHARTIIDDAPISDIHNVVAPESALEDAAHANRLLESLSASLETLTPRQQKIFTLSRLHGASYLEIAEQLEVSTSTVQKELKLVMTLCMSVAARLDR, encoded by the coding sequence GTGACTCAGTCGCACTTCAATACTGTCTTTCTCGCCCGACGAACCATGCTGTTGCGCACGCTTCAGCGCATGGTCCGCAGCCACACCACCGCTGAAGACCTGCTCCAGGAAACTTACCTGCGTGTCACCCGCGCGCTCAACGAGCGGGCCATCGAGCACCTCGAACCCTTCGTCTTCCAGACCGCGCGCAATCTGGCGCTGGATCATCTGCGTGCCAGACGTATTCACGCGCGCACCATCATCGACGATGCGCCCATAAGCGACATCCACAATGTCGTCGCCCCCGAATCCGCGCTGGAGGATGCTGCCCACGCCAACCGGCTGCTGGAAAGCCTCAGCGCGAGCCTGGAAACCCTGACGCCCCGGCAGCAGAAAATCTTTACCCTCAGTCGGCTCCACGGCGCGAGTTATCTGGAGATCGCCGAACAGTTGGAGGTGTCCACCAGCACCGTGCAAAAAGAACTCAAGCTGGTCATGACACTTTGCATGAGTGTGGCCGCACGTCTGGATCGCTGA
- a CDS encoding DUF5064 family protein: MFEPGHLHIVHPALQPHDVGYDLHIRYEVSETDSGPGMQFTLEGEISGKAVNETFELPKDKAYNFASEASRRLEKHGLPRTTDLHAMHGEYDQMFEDIRHKLDMKSGDPVKPEHLE, encoded by the coding sequence ATGTTCGAGCCAGGTCATCTGCACATCGTCCACCCCGCTCTGCAGCCACACGACGTCGGCTACGACCTTCATATCCGTTACGAAGTCAGCGAGACCGATTCGGGTCCGGGCATGCAGTTCACCCTGGAAGGCGAGATCAGTGGCAAGGCGGTCAACGAAACATTCGAGCTGCCCAAGGACAAGGCCTACAACTTCGCCAGCGAGGCCTCGCGCAGGCTGGAAAAGCATGGCCTGCCAAGAACCACTGACCTGCACGCGATGCACGGGGAATACGACCAGATGTTCGAAGACATCCGTCACAAGCTCGACATGAAGTCAGGTGATCCGGTTAAGCCGGAGCATCTGGAATAA
- a CDS encoding FecR/PupR family sigma factor regulator: MTDAQSPRRAQADAARAAETMDQALTWLIELEIADAATHARFLEWLEADPAHSEAFASAEAVWHSQAVLDAAAVLAARKKNSA; this comes from the coding sequence TTGACGGACGCCCAATCACCCCGCCGCGCTCAAGCCGACGCAGCGCGCGCTGCCGAGACGATGGATCAGGCCCTGACCTGGCTGATCGAACTGGAAATCGCCGATGCGGCAACACACGCGCGATTTCTGGAATGGCTCGAGGCCGATCCTGCCCACAGCGAAGCGTTCGCCAGCGCCGAAGCCGTGTGGCATTCGCAAGCAGTGCTTGATGCAGCAGCGGTGCTGGCTGCGCGGAAAAAAAATAGCGCCTGA
- the gcvP gene encoding aminomethyl-transferring glycine dehydrogenase, giving the protein MTDRIELSTANEFIARHIGPRAADEKAMLTMLGYDSVDALTASVIPESIKGTSVLGLSAGQSEADALADIKAIAGKNQLFKTYIGQGYYNTHTPAPILRNLLENPAWYTAYTPYQPEISQGRLESLLNFQTLISDLTGLPIANASLLDEATAAAEAMTFCKRLSKNKSSNKFFASAHCHPQTLDVLQTRAEPLGIEVVVADEAQLTDVSEFFGALLQYPASSGDVFDYRELVERFHAANALVAVAADLLALTLLTPPGEFGADVAIGSAQRFGVPLGFGGPHAAYFSTRDAYKRDMPGRLVGVSIDRFGKTALRLAMQTREQHIRREKATSNICTAQVLLANIASMYAVYHGPRGLTRIANRVHHLTAIFAQGLTQLGLKAEQSFFFDSITLKTGAKTADLHAKARAHEINLREVDAERLGVSLDETTKQADVEVLWSLFAGEGQARPDFAALADSVETRLPAELKRQSAILSHPVFNRYHSETELMRYLRRLADKDLALDRTMIPLGSCTMKLNAASEMIPVTWAEFGNLHPFAPAEQSAGYQQLTDELEAMLCAATGYDAISLQPNAGSQGEYAGLLAIRAYHQSRGDERRDICLIPSSAHGTNPATANMAGMRVVVTACDARGNVDIEDLRAKAIEHREHLAALMITYPSTHGVFEEGIREICAIVHDNGGQVYIDGANMNAMVGLCAPGKFGGDVSHLNLHKTFCIPHGGGGPGVGPIGVKSHLAAFMPGHARMERKEGAVCAAPFGSASILPITWMYIRMMGGEGLKRASQLAILNANYISRRLEEHYPVLYTGSNGLVAHECILDLRPLKETSGISVDDVAKRLIDFGFHAPTMSFPVAGTLMIEPTESESKEELDRFCDAMIKIREEIRAVESGVLDKDDNPLKNAPHTAAELVGEWSHPYSREQAVYPVASLIESKYWPPVGRVDNVFGDRNLICACPSIEDYA; this is encoded by the coding sequence ATGACTGATCGTATTGAATTGAGCACCGCCAACGAGTTCATCGCCCGCCACATCGGCCCGCGTGCCGCTGACGAAAAAGCCATGCTCACCATGCTGGGCTATGACTCCGTTGACGCGTTGACCGCCAGCGTCATCCCTGAATCCATCAAGGGCACCAGCGTTCTCGGCTTGTCCGCCGGGCAAAGCGAAGCCGACGCGCTGGCCGACATCAAAGCGATTGCCGGCAAGAATCAGCTGTTCAAGACGTACATCGGCCAGGGTTACTACAACACCCACACGCCGGCGCCGATCCTGCGCAACCTGCTGGAAAACCCGGCGTGGTACACCGCTTACACGCCGTATCAGCCGGAGATTTCCCAAGGCCGTCTGGAGTCCCTGCTGAACTTCCAGACCCTGATCAGTGACCTGACCGGCCTGCCGATTGCCAACGCCTCGCTCCTCGACGAAGCCACTGCCGCCGCCGAAGCCATGACCTTCTGCAAACGCCTGAGCAAGAACAAAAGCAGCAATAAGTTCTTCGCCTCCGCCCACTGCCACCCGCAGACCCTCGACGTGCTGCAAACCCGCGCCGAGCCGCTGGGCATTGAAGTGGTCGTCGCGGACGAAGCGCAACTGACCGACGTCAGCGAGTTCTTCGGCGCGCTGCTGCAATACCCCGCCAGCAGTGGCGACGTGTTCGACTATCGCGAGTTGGTCGAGCGCTTCCATGCCGCCAACGCCTTGGTCGCCGTGGCGGCCGATCTGCTGGCCCTGACCCTGCTCACCCCGCCCGGCGAATTTGGCGCTGACGTGGCCATCGGCAGTGCGCAGCGCTTCGGCGTGCCGCTGGGTTTCGGTGGTCCGCACGCAGCCTACTTCTCGACCCGCGACGCCTATAAGCGCGACATGCCCGGCCGACTGGTCGGTGTGTCCATCGACCGCTTCGGCAAGACCGCCCTGCGTCTGGCCATGCAAACCCGCGAACAACACATTCGTCGCGAGAAGGCCACCAGCAACATCTGCACCGCGCAGGTGCTGCTCGCCAACATCGCCAGCATGTACGCCGTGTACCACGGGCCGCGCGGCCTGACCCGAATCGCCAACCGCGTACATCACCTGACCGCGATTTTCGCCCAGGGCCTGACCCAACTGGGCTTGAAGGCCGAGCAGTCGTTCTTTTTCGACAGCATCACCCTGAAAACCGGCGCCAAGACCGCCGATTTGCACGCCAAAGCGCGCGCTCACGAGATCAACTTGCGTGAAGTAGACGCCGAGCGCCTGGGCGTTTCGCTGGACGAAACCACCAAGCAAGCCGACGTCGAAGTGCTGTGGTCCCTCTTCGCAGGCGAAGGCCAGGCCCGGCCTGATTTCGCCGCGCTGGCAGACAGCGTCGAAACGCGCCTGCCTGCCGAGCTGAAGCGCCAGTCGGCGATACTCAGCCACCCAGTGTTCAACCGCTACCACTCCGAAACCGAGCTGATGCGCTACCTGCGTCGCCTCGCGGACAAGGACTTGGCGCTGGACCGCACGATGATCCCGCTGGGCTCGTGCACCATGAAACTCAACGCCGCCAGCGAAATGATTCCGGTGACATGGGCCGAATTCGGCAACCTGCACCCGTTTGCCCCGGCCGAGCAAAGCGCCGGTTATCAGCAACTGACCGACGAACTGGAAGCGATGCTCTGCGCCGCCACCGGCTATGACGCGATCTCTCTGCAGCCGAACGCTGGCTCTCAGGGTGAATACGCGGGCCTCCTGGCGATCCGCGCTTATCATCAGAGCCGCGGTGATGAGCGTCGCGACATTTGCCTGATTCCGTCATCGGCCCACGGCACCAACCCCGCCACGGCCAACATGGCCGGTATGCGCGTGGTCGTGACCGCTTGCGACGCACGCGGCAACGTTGATATCGAAGACCTGCGCGCCAAGGCCATCGAGCACCGCGAACACCTCGCCGCGCTGATGATCACCTACCCGTCGACCCACGGCGTGTTCGAAGAAGGCATCCGCGAAATCTGCGCCATCGTTCATGACAACGGCGGCCAGGTGTACATCGACGGCGCCAACATGAACGCCATGGTCGGCCTCTGCGCACCGGGCAAGTTTGGTGGCGACGTGTCTCACCTCAATCTGCACAAAACCTTCTGCATCCCCCACGGCGGCGGCGGCCCGGGCGTCGGCCCGATCGGCGTGAAATCGCACCTGGCCGCCTTCATGCCGGGTCACGCCCGAATGGAACGCAAGGAAGGCGCGGTCTGCGCGGCGCCGTTCGGCAGCGCGAGCATCTTGCCGATCACCTGGATGTACATCCGCATGATGGGCGGCGAAGGCCTCAAGCGCGCCTCGCAACTGGCGATCCTCAACGCCAACTACATTTCCCGCCGTCTGGAAGAGCACTACCCCGTGCTCTACACCGGCAGCAACGGCCTGGTCGCCCACGAATGCATTCTCGACCTGCGTCCGCTGAAGGAAACCAGCGGCATCAGTGTTGATGACGTCGCCAAGCGCCTGATCGACTTCGGCTTCCACGCGCCGACCATGTCTTTCCCGGTCGCAGGCACGTTGATGATCGAGCCGACCGAAAGCGAATCGAAAGAGGAGCTGGACCGCTTCTGCGACGCGATGATCAAGATCCGCGAAGAAATCCGCGCGGTCGAAAGCGGCGTGCTGGACAAGGACGACAACCCGCTGAAAAACGCGCCGCACACCGCCGCTGAACTGGTGGGTGAATGGAGCCACCCTTACAGCCGCGAGCAGGCCGTTTACCCGGTGGCGTCGTTGATCGAGAGCAAATACTGGCCACCGGTCGGTCGCGTCGACAACGTGTTCGGCGACCGCAATCTGATCTGCGCCTGCCCGTCCATCGAAGACTACGCTTAA
- a CDS encoding sigma-54-dependent transcriptional regulator: MRIHVTFIDRVGITQEVLAILGARNLNLDAVEMVPPNVYIDAPTLSHDVLEELKDRLFRVRGVEAITLVDILPGQRRHLQLDALLAAMTDPVLALDSAGHVLLANPALVALYGREPAGESIGELFSDAGLQAALLENGFRLPLREVTLNGEALLLDATPITDAGALLTLYLPSRIGERLSALHHDHAEGFDALLGDSAPIRTLKARAQRVAALDAPLLIQGETGTGKELVARACHAVSARNGAPFLALNCAALPENLAESELFGYAPGAFTGAQRGGKPGLMELANKGTVFLDEIGEMSPYLQAKLLRFLNDGSFRRVGGDKEVKVNVRILSATHRDLEKMVAEGTFREDLFYRLNVLNLDVPPLRERGQDILMLARYFMEQACTQIQRPVCRLAPTTYPALLGNRWPGNVRQLQNVIFRAAAICDSSLVDIGDLDIAGTSVARGSDGEIESLEAAVEHFEKSLLEKLYSQYPSTRQLAARLQTSHTAIAHRLRKYGIPGKS, encoded by the coding sequence ATGCGCATTCACGTCACGTTCATTGACCGCGTCGGCATCACCCAGGAAGTGCTGGCCATTCTCGGCGCGCGCAACCTGAACCTCGATGCCGTGGAAATGGTGCCGCCCAACGTCTATATCGATGCACCGACGCTGAGCCATGACGTGCTTGAAGAACTCAAGGACCGGCTGTTTCGCGTGCGCGGCGTGGAAGCGATCACGTTGGTCGACATCCTTCCCGGCCAGCGCCGTCATCTGCAACTGGACGCACTCTTGGCGGCAATGACCGACCCGGTACTTGCCCTCGACAGCGCCGGCCATGTGTTGCTGGCCAACCCGGCGCTGGTGGCGTTGTATGGCCGGGAACCGGCGGGCGAGTCGATTGGCGAGCTGTTTTCCGATGCGGGCCTGCAAGCGGCGCTGCTGGAAAACGGCTTTCGCCTGCCACTGCGGGAAGTGACACTGAATGGCGAGGCCTTGCTGCTGGACGCCACACCGATCACCGACGCGGGCGCGCTACTCACCCTTTATCTGCCAAGCCGGATCGGCGAACGCCTGTCGGCACTGCACCACGATCACGCCGAAGGTTTCGACGCGCTGCTGGGCGATTCCGCGCCGATTCGCACCCTCAAGGCGCGGGCGCAACGGGTCGCGGCACTGGATGCGCCACTGTTGATTCAGGGCGAAACCGGTACGGGCAAAGAACTGGTGGCGCGGGCCTGTCATGCGGTGAGCGCGCGCAACGGAGCGCCTTTTCTTGCACTGAACTGCGCGGCGTTGCCGGAGAACCTCGCTGAAAGTGAACTGTTCGGCTACGCCCCCGGCGCCTTTACCGGTGCGCAGCGGGGCGGCAAACCGGGCCTGATGGAGCTCGCCAACAAAGGCACGGTGTTTCTCGACGAGATCGGCGAGATGTCGCCGTACCTGCAAGCCAAACTGCTGCGCTTCCTTAATGACGGCAGCTTTCGCCGGGTCGGCGGCGACAAGGAGGTGAAGGTCAACGTACGCATCCTGAGCGCCACCCACCGTGACCTGGAGAAGATGGTTGCCGAGGGTACCTTCCGCGAAGACCTGTTCTATCGCCTGAACGTCCTCAACCTGGACGTGCCGCCGTTGCGCGAGCGCGGTCAGGACATCCTGATGCTGGCGCGCTATTTCATGGAGCAGGCCTGCACGCAGATTCAGCGACCGGTCTGCCGCCTTGCGCCGACCACCTACCCTGCCCTCCTTGGCAATCGCTGGCCGGGCAACGTGCGTCAGTTGCAGAACGTGATCTTCCGCGCGGCCGCTATCTGCGACAGCTCGCTGGTCGACATCGGCGACCTCGACATCGCCGGTACTTCGGTGGCAAGGGGCAGTGATGGCGAAATCGAAAGCCTTGAAGCGGCGGTCGAGCATTTCGAAAAGTCGCTTCTAGAGAAGCTCTACAGCCAGTACCCCTCAACCCGCCAACTGGCCGCGCGATTACAGACATCCCATACCGCAATTGCCCATCGGCTGCGCAAATACGGTATTCCCGGCAAATCTTAG
- the gap gene encoding type I glyceraldehyde-3-phosphate dehydrogenase, whose product MTLRIAINGFGRIGRNVLRALYTQGYRQDLQVVAINDLGDSEINAHLLKFDTVHGQFDGTVEHDQESLTVNGDRIAVSAIRNPAELPWKSLNIDVVFECTGLFTDRTKAAAHITAGAKKVIISAPAKGADATIVYGVNHDVLRQSHQVISNASCTTNCLAPVAQVLHRELGIESGLMTTIHAYTNDQNLIDVYHTDPYRARSATQSMIPSKTGAAEAVGLVLPELAGKLTGMAVRVPVINVSLVDLTIQLKRDATAEEVNAIMKEAAQHSKILGYNTLPLVSHDFNHNPLSSIFDANHTKVSGRLLKVLAWYDNEWGFSNRMLDNCLALMNAE is encoded by the coding sequence ATGACTCTCCGCATCGCAATCAATGGCTTTGGCCGAATCGGCCGCAACGTCCTACGCGCACTTTATACCCAAGGTTACCGTCAGGACCTGCAAGTCGTCGCCATCAATGACCTGGGCGACAGCGAGATCAACGCCCACCTCCTGAAATTCGACACAGTGCACGGGCAATTCGACGGCACCGTTGAACACGATCAGGAAAGCCTGACCGTTAATGGTGACCGAATTGCAGTCAGCGCCATTCGCAACCCGGCCGAGCTGCCGTGGAAATCCCTGAACATCGACGTGGTGTTCGAATGCACCGGCTTGTTCACGGATCGCACCAAGGCGGCCGCGCACATCACCGCCGGCGCCAAGAAAGTGATTATTTCAGCACCGGCCAAAGGCGCCGATGCGACGATCGTTTACGGCGTTAACCATGACGTGCTGCGCCAGTCCCATCAGGTCATCTCCAACGCATCCTGTACGACCAACTGCCTGGCGCCGGTCGCCCAGGTGCTGCACCGTGAGTTGGGCATCGAGAGCGGCCTGATGACCACCATCCACGCCTACACCAACGACCAGAACCTGATCGACGTCTACCACACCGATCCGTACCGCGCGCGTTCGGCGACTCAGTCGATGATCCCGAGCAAGACCGGCGCTGCCGAAGCGGTAGGTCTGGTGCTGCCGGAACTGGCGGGCAAGCTGACCGGCATGGCCGTGCGTGTGCCGGTGATCAACGTGTCGCTGGTCGACCTGACCATTCAGCTCAAGCGCGACGCGACGGCCGAAGAGGTCAACGCGATCATGAAGGAAGCGGCGCAGCATTCGAAGATCCTCGGCTACAACACCCTGCCGCTGGTTTCCCACGACTTCAATCACAACCCGCTGTCGTCGATCTTCGACGCGAACCACACCAAAGTCAGCGGTCGCCTGCTGAAGGTACTGGCGTGGTACGACAACGAATGGGGCTTCTCCAACCGCATGCTGGATAACTGCCTGGCGTTGATGAATGCCGAGTAA
- the gcvH gene encoding glycine cleavage system protein GcvH: MSELRFTEDHEWLRAEADGSVTVGITAFAQDALGDVVFVQLPELQSYDKGAEAATVESVKAASGVYMPLDGDVVETNPVLDANPELVNEDPLGQGWFFRFIPSNPDAVGQLLTQDAYDRLIKANAEA, encoded by the coding sequence ATGAGCGAGTTGCGTTTTACCGAAGACCACGAGTGGCTGCGCGCCGAAGCTGACGGCAGCGTCACAGTCGGCATCACCGCCTTTGCGCAGGACGCACTGGGTGACGTGGTTTTCGTGCAACTGCCGGAGCTGCAGTCCTACGACAAAGGCGCCGAAGCGGCCACCGTCGAATCGGTAAAAGCCGCCAGCGGCGTGTACATGCCCCTCGATGGCGACGTCGTCGAAACCAACCCGGTGCTGGACGCCAACCCCGAACTGGTCAACGAAGACCCGCTCGGCCAGGGCTGGTTCTTTCGCTTTATTCCTTCCAATCCCGATGCTGTCGGCCAACTGCTGACCCAAGACGCCTATGATCGTCTGATCAAAGCCAACGCCGAAGCCTGA
- a CDS encoding biliverdin-producing heme oxygenase has translation MTENSIRRSQRLNQITHAPHEQLDKAVKANAPFETLASYSRFLSAQYLFQEELKTLYTHPQLIALIADLPDRCRAEQAKADLLDLQIAIPGPVAGAVEAPSLAEALGWLFVSEGSKLGAAFLIKRAETLNLSETFGARHLGEPAGGRAEGWKRFIRIIDDLPLNAEQEREIDRGAVAAFERFNVLLQHAYAPASEAEPA, from the coding sequence ATGACCGAAAACTCGATTCGTCGCTCGCAACGACTGAACCAGATCACCCACGCCCCCCATGAACAACTGGACAAAGCGGTGAAAGCCAACGCGCCGTTCGAAACACTGGCCAGCTACAGCCGATTCCTCAGCGCCCAATACCTGTTTCAGGAAGAGCTGAAAACGCTGTACACGCACCCGCAGTTGATCGCGTTGATTGCCGATCTGCCCGATCGATGCCGCGCCGAACAGGCCAAGGCTGATCTGCTCGACCTTCAGATTGCCATCCCTGGCCCGGTCGCCGGCGCCGTCGAAGCGCCGAGCCTCGCCGAAGCGCTGGGCTGGCTGTTCGTGTCGGAGGGCTCGAAGCTGGGCGCCGCGTTTCTGATCAAACGCGCCGAGACTTTGAACCTCAGCGAGACCTTCGGCGCCCGTCATCTGGGTGAACCCGCGGGCGGTCGCGCCGAAGGCTGGAAGCGCTTTATCAGAATCATTGACGATCTGCCGCTGAACGCAGAGCAGGAGCGCGAAATAGACCGCGGCGCGGTGGCGGCCTTCGAACGTTTCAACGTGCTGTTGCAACACGCCTACGCTCCAGCGTCTGAAGCGGAACCCGCCTGA
- a CDS encoding YbaN family protein: MTSTPPGSKLSRILFGILAYVSLTIGIIAIFIPGLPTTEFILLAAWAATRSSPRLSAWLENHRLFGPMLSNWRNGKMIARRAKISATVTMLICAVMMLVVLKHNWWIYFAVAGMVLVNLWIWSRPEPSRLQPEK, translated from the coding sequence ATGACCAGTACCCCACCCGGCAGCAAACTGTCCCGCATCCTGTTTGGCATTCTCGCCTACGTGAGCCTGACCATCGGCATCATCGCGATTTTCATTCCGGGCCTGCCCACCACCGAATTCATTCTGCTGGCGGCCTGGGCGGCGACCCGAAGCTCACCGCGCTTGAGCGCCTGGCTTGAAAACCATCGGCTGTTTGGGCCGATGCTGAGCAACTGGCGAAACGGCAAGATGATTGCGCGCAGGGCCAAGATCAGCGCCACGGTCACCATGCTGATCTGCGCGGTTATGATGCTGGTGGTACTGAAACACAATTGGTGGATCTACTTCGCCGTGGCCGGAATGGTGCTGGTCAATCTGTGGATCTGGTCACGGCCCGAGCCTTCGCGCCTTCAGCCGGAAAAGTGA